The Gemmatimonadales bacterium genome window below encodes:
- the argF gene encoding ornithine carbamoyltransferase, whose translation MHASRERPRQQKRDFLAIPDLSRPELIALLELAARMKCGEYRERPLAGKTLGMIFAKSSTRTRVSFEVGAFQLGGHALFLSSRDIQLGRGEPIRDTARVLSRYLDGIMIRTFDHADVEELARYASVPVINGLTDLLHPCQVLADLLTVREALGGWEGKTIAWVGDGNNMAHSWLNAAGVLGFSIRLACPAGYEPNPGIVERNRALTDVLLTHDPAEAVEGAHVVNTDVWASMGQEAEQEERARAFQDFMVDTALMRRADPRAIFLHCLPAHRGEEVADEVIEGPQSRVWDEAENRLHAQKALMAVLMGGARVAPPRGASSDA comes from the coding sequence ATGCATGCCTCCCGAGAACGGCCCCGGCAACAGAAGCGCGACTTCCTCGCCATCCCCGACCTGAGCCGGCCCGAGCTCATCGCGCTGCTCGAGCTCGCGGCGCGCATGAAATGCGGCGAATACCGCGAGCGGCCGCTGGCCGGCAAGACGCTCGGAATGATCTTCGCCAAGAGCTCGACCCGCACCCGCGTCTCGTTCGAGGTGGGCGCGTTCCAGCTCGGCGGCCACGCCCTCTTTCTTTCCTCGCGCGATATCCAGCTCGGCCGCGGCGAGCCCATCCGCGACACCGCCCGCGTGCTGAGCCGCTACCTCGACGGCATCATGATCCGCACCTTCGACCACGCCGACGTCGAGGAGCTGGCCCGCTACGCGAGCGTCCCGGTGATCAACGGGCTCACCGATCTTCTTCACCCCTGCCAGGTGCTGGCCGATCTGCTCACGGTGCGCGAGGCGCTCGGCGGCTGGGAGGGGAAGACGATCGCGTGGGTGGGCGACGGCAACAACATGGCGCATAGCTGGCTCAACGCCGCGGGCGTGCTGGGCTTTTCCATTCGACTCGCGTGCCCCGCGGGCTACGAGCCGAACCCCGGTATCGTCGAGCGAAACCGTGCGCTCACCGACGTGCTCCTCACCCACGACCCCGCCGAGGCGGTCGAGGGCGCCCACGTGGTGAACACCGACGTCTGGGCCTCGATGGGTCAGGAGGCGGAGCAGGAAGAGCGCGCCCGCGCCTTTCAGGATTTCATGGTGGACACGGCACTCATGCGCCGGGCCGACCCGCGCGCGATCTTCCTCCACTGCCTGCCGGCGCATCGCGGTGAGGAGGTGGCGGACGAAGTCATCGAGGGACCGCAGTCGCGCGTCTGGGACGAGGCCGAAAATCGGCTGCACGCGCAGAAGGCGCTGATGGCCGTGCTGATGGGCGGCGCGCGCGTTGCGCCACCGCGCGGCGCGTCAAGCGATGCCTGA
- a CDS encoding helix-turn-helix domain-containing protein gives MRATGQVIAERGVAGLTVGQVAQKANIAVGTIYTRFADRDALVAAFAADFFARARGASARALSDERCARLDACGLAERVVRLLVEGYRAHRRLLSALYLHARTRPDAVTADVASADADFAARLTALFLARRAELTHPRPERAIAVALLMLDGAAKEAVLFGRGAEAALDDADLIAELTRAFAASLTLLPPSSPTTIRATGTHTPP, from the coding sequence ATGCGAGCAACAGGGCAAGTCATCGCCGAGCGGGGCGTTGCGGGACTCACTGTCGGCCAGGTGGCACAGAAGGCGAACATTGCTGTCGGCACCATTTACACCCGCTTTGCCGATCGCGACGCGCTGGTCGCGGCCTTCGCCGCCGACTTCTTCGCCCGCGCCCGCGGGGCAAGCGCCCGTGCGTTGAGCGACGAGCGGTGCGCCCGCCTCGACGCCTGCGGCCTCGCCGAGCGAGTCGTCCGGCTCCTGGTCGAGGGCTACCGCGCGCATAGACGACTGCTGAGCGCGCTCTACCTCCACGCGCGCACCCGACCCGATGCCGTCACGGCCGATGTCGCCTCGGCCGACGCCGACTTCGCGGCGCGGCTCACCGCGCTCTTCCTCGCGCGCCGCGCCGAGTTGACGCACCCGCGGCCCGAGCGCGCCATCGCCGTCGCTCTCCTCATGCTCGACGGCGCCGCGAAGGAGGCGGTGCTCTTCGGCCGCGGCGCCGAGGCGGCGCTCGACGACGCCGACCTCATCGCCGAACTCACCCGCGCATTCGCCGCTTCGCTCACCTTGCTGCCCCCGTCCTCCCCCACTACAATCCGCGCGACGGGTACCCACACGCCTCCGTGA
- a CDS encoding MogA/MoaB family molybdenum cofactor biosynthesis protein: MRAAILTISDAGARGERADTSGDAIAAWAAARGYVVASRELVPDEEAAIGAVLRRWADEDAADLVLTTGGTGLTARDITPEATRAVLDKEAPGIAEALRYSVYPRFPRAALSRGTAGVRGRTLIVNLPGSPGGVRDGLGVLEGLVDHAVELVRGARTAHEHPAR; this comes from the coding sequence GTGAGAGCTGCGATTCTTACGATTTCGGATGCGGGGGCGCGGGGGGAGCGCGCGGATACCTCGGGGGACGCGATTGCGGCGTGGGCCGCGGCGCGGGGGTATGTCGTGGCTTCGCGCGAGCTCGTGCCGGATGAGGAGGCAGCGATCGGAGCCGTGCTCAGGCGCTGGGCCGACGAGGACGCGGCTGACCTCGTGCTCACCACCGGCGGCACCGGGCTCACGGCTCGCGACATCACTCCCGAGGCAACCCGCGCGGTGCTCGACAAGGAGGCGCCGGGAATTGCCGAGGCGCTCCGGTACAGCGTGTACCCCCGGTTTCCGCGCGCGGCGCTGTCGCGGGGCACCGCAGGTGTCCGTGGCCGCACTCTCATCGTGAATCTGCCGGGAAGCCCCGGCGGCGTGCGCGACGGGCTCGGCGTGCTGGAAGGATTGGTCGATCACGCGGTCGAGCTGGTGCGCGGTGCAAGGACGGCGCACGAGCATCCCGCACGGTGA
- a CDS encoding amidohydrolase family protein — translation MSRPKRRRLASRPLSVLAIAFALSGVPPAAAPATAQDVTVIRAARLLDVTSGELVTPGVVVVEKDRIRSMGPDGVPAGARSIDLGDATLLPGFIDAHVHLTFDIGGDWLTRPVRETAADEALRGAHNARTTLLAGFTTVRNVGAGGFSDVALMHAIDRGLVDGPRIVPAGHAIGITGGHCDATGWAPGILELGPEEGVADGVDEAVKAVRYQIKHGAQVIKVCATAGVLSYDATLGAQQLSDEELKAIVDEAYRHGLRVAAHAHGTAGIKAAVRAGVTSIEHGSILDDEAIRLMKEHGTWLVPTAYLLTRIKADDLPPPLAAKMREAVPLAQASHRKAIRAGVKIAFGTDAAVYPHGENAHEFAVYVGYGMRPIDALRTATVNAADLLGVTDRGVLAPGKLADIVAVPGDPLRDITATERVSFVMKGGVVYKM, via the coding sequence ATGTCCCGGCCCAAGCGTCGCCGACTCGCCTCCCGTCCCCTGTCCGTTTTGGCCATCGCTTTCGCCCTCTCCGGCGTCCCGCCCGCTGCCGCTCCCGCCACCGCGCAGGACGTCACGGTCATTCGCGCCGCGCGGCTGCTCGATGTGACGAGCGGCGAGCTGGTGACGCCGGGTGTCGTCGTGGTCGAGAAGGACCGGATCCGGAGCATGGGGCCCGACGGCGTCCCGGCGGGTGCCCGTAGCATCGACCTCGGCGACGCGACGCTCCTCCCCGGCTTCATCGACGCGCACGTCCACCTCACCTTCGACATCGGCGGCGATTGGCTCACCCGCCCGGTCCGGGAGACCGCGGCGGACGAGGCGCTCCGCGGCGCGCACAACGCGCGCACCACGCTGCTCGCCGGCTTCACCACCGTGCGAAACGTCGGCGCGGGCGGGTTCAGCGACGTCGCGCTCATGCACGCGATCGACCGCGGCCTGGTGGATGGCCCCCGGATCGTGCCGGCCGGCCACGCCATCGGCATCACCGGCGGCCACTGCGACGCCACCGGCTGGGCGCCCGGCATCCTGGAGCTCGGCCCCGAGGAGGGCGTCGCCGACGGCGTGGATGAAGCGGTGAAGGCGGTGCGCTACCAGATCAAGCACGGCGCCCAAGTCATCAAGGTGTGCGCCACCGCCGGCGTGCTCTCCTACGATGCGACGCTCGGCGCGCAACAGCTCTCGGACGAGGAGCTCAAGGCCATCGTGGACGAGGCGTATCGCCACGGGCTCAGGGTGGCGGCGCACGCGCACGGCACCGCGGGCATCAAGGCGGCCGTGCGCGCCGGCGTCACCTCGATCGAGCACGGCTCCATCCTCGACGACGAGGCGATCCGCCTCATGAAGGAGCACGGGACCTGGCTCGTCCCGACCGCGTACCTGCTCACCCGCATCAAGGCGGACGATCTGCCGCCGCCGCTCGCCGCCAAGATGCGCGAGGCCGTCCCACTCGCGCAGGCGAGTCACCGCAAGGCCATCCGCGCCGGCGTCAAGATCGCCTTCGGCACCGACGCCGCGGTCTATCCGCACGGCGAGAACGCGCACGAGTTCGCGGTGTACGTGGGCTACGGCATGCGGCCCATCGACGCGCTCCGCACCGCCACGGTGAACGCCGCGGACCTGCTCGGCGTGACCGACCGCGGCGTGCTGGCGCCCGGCAAGCTGGCCGACATCGTCGCCGTGCCGGGCGACCCGCTCCGCGACATCACCGCGACCGAGCGGGTGAGCTTCGTGATGAAGGGTGGGGTGGTCTACAAGATGTAG
- the hslV gene encoding ATP-dependent protease subunit HslV, translated as MHGVHPTFHGTTILTVRKGGRIALGGDGQVSIGDTVMKSRSVKVRTLKGGKVLAGFAGSVADALTLYEKFEEKLDRYPGNLPRAAVELAKDWRSDRVLRRLEALLVAADLEHSFLLSGAGELIEPDDGIVAVGSGGNFALAAARALLPDPAVGARDIVQRSLDIAADICVYTNRNITILELP; from the coding sequence ATGCACGGCGTCCATCCGACGTTCCACGGAACCACCATCCTTACCGTCCGCAAAGGCGGTCGCATCGCCCTTGGCGGCGATGGCCAGGTGAGCATCGGCGATACGGTGATGAAGTCGCGCTCCGTGAAGGTGCGCACGCTCAAGGGCGGAAAGGTGCTGGCCGGGTTTGCGGGGTCGGTGGCGGATGCGCTCACGCTTTACGAAAAGTTCGAGGAGAAGCTCGATCGGTATCCCGGGAACCTTCCGCGCGCCGCGGTGGAATTGGCCAAGGATTGGCGCAGCGACCGCGTGCTGCGGCGGCTGGAGGCGCTCCTCGTCGCGGCGGATCTGGAGCACAGCTTTCTCTTGAGCGGCGCCGGGGAGCTGATCGAGCCGGACGACGGGATCGTGGCCGTGGGCTCGGGCGGCAACTTTGCGCTGGCCGCCGCGCGCGCGCTGCTGCCCGATCCGGCCGTCGGCGCCCGCGACATCGTGCAGCGCTCGCTCGACATCGCCGCCGACATCTGCGTCTATACCAACCGGAACATCACCATCCTCGAGCTGCCCTGA
- the hslU gene encoding ATP-dependent protease ATPase subunit HslU, with translation MATTVPAPNAPAPTEEQPPLPWLEEMPPRQIVAELDRYIVGQDAAKRAVAIAVRNRWRRAQAADDIRDEITPYNIILIGPTGVGKTEVARRLARLAGAPFIKVEASKFTEVGYVGRDVESMIRDLVDAAINMVRTEREDEVYPQAEQRADERLLDLLLPPPAPQTGGAVKAEKAVPGEKAEPSVFVVSASGQAKAERGLEIEDERRKRSREKLRDMLATGRLDEREVEIEMTPQSFPMLELMQPPQGMEGADFNFTEMLQEMLPKRKKRRTLRVPDARRVLIDEELKKLVDMDDVVNESLDRVENHGIIFIDEIDKIAGERGPSMGPDVSREGVQRDMLPIVEGSTVQTRYGYVRTDHILFIAAGAFHVSKPSDLIPELQGRFPIRVELQPLTRDDFVRILTEPENALTRQYHALVAAEGVELQFTPDGIAEIARVAFVANDRMENIGARRLHTVMATLMEDLLFDLPDFPEKRILFDAPTVRERLAKVVNDDDLRRYIL, from the coding sequence ATGGCCACAACCGTCCCCGCCCCTAACGCCCCTGCGCCGACCGAGGAGCAGCCGCCGCTCCCGTGGCTCGAGGAAATGCCGCCCCGCCAGATCGTGGCCGAGCTGGACCGCTACATCGTGGGCCAGGACGCGGCCAAGCGCGCCGTTGCCATCGCGGTGCGGAACCGCTGGCGCCGTGCCCAGGCCGCGGACGACATCCGGGACGAGATCACCCCCTACAACATCATCCTCATCGGTCCCACCGGCGTCGGCAAGACCGAAGTGGCTCGGCGGCTCGCGCGGCTCGCGGGCGCGCCGTTCATCAAGGTCGAGGCCTCGAAGTTCACCGAGGTGGGCTATGTGGGCCGCGACGTCGAGTCGATGATCCGCGACCTGGTCGACGCGGCGATCAATATGGTCCGCACCGAGCGGGAGGACGAGGTATATCCGCAGGCGGAGCAACGGGCCGATGAGCGCTTGCTGGATCTCCTCCTCCCTCCGCCTGCACCCCAGACGGGAGGGGCGGTAAAGGCGGAAAAGGCGGTACCGGGTGAGAAGGCCGAGCCCTCTGTGTTCGTGGTCTCGGCGAGCGGGCAGGCGAAGGCGGAGCGGGGGCTGGAGATCGAAGACGAGCGAAGGAAGCGGTCGAGAGAGAAGCTGCGGGACATGCTTGCCACCGGGCGGCTGGACGAGCGCGAGGTCGAGATCGAGATGACGCCGCAGAGCTTCCCGATGCTCGAGTTGATGCAGCCGCCGCAGGGCATGGAAGGGGCCGACTTCAACTTCACCGAGATGCTGCAGGAGATGCTCCCCAAGCGGAAGAAGCGGCGCACCCTCAGGGTACCCGACGCCCGCCGGGTGCTGATCGATGAAGAATTGAAGAAGCTGGTCGACATGGACGACGTGGTGAACGAATCGCTCGACCGGGTCGAGAACCACGGCATCATCTTCATCGACGAAATCGACAAGATCGCGGGCGAGCGCGGCCCGTCCATGGGACCCGACGTCTCGCGCGAGGGCGTGCAGCGCGACATGCTCCCGATCGTCGAGGGCTCGACGGTGCAGACCCGCTACGGCTACGTGCGCACCGACCACATCCTCTTCATCGCGGCCGGCGCGTTCCACGTGTCCAAGCCGTCGGACCTGATCCCCGAGCTCCAGGGGCGCTTTCCCATCCGGGTCGAGCTGCAGCCGCTCACCCGCGACGATTTCGTCCGCATCCTGACGGAACCGGAGAACGCGCTCACCCGGCAGTACCACGCGCTGGTGGCCGCCGAGGGAGTGGAGCTCCAGTTCACCCCCGACGGCATCGCCGAGATCGCGCGGGTGGCGTTCGTGGCGAACGATCGGATGGAAAACATCGGCGCGCGCCGCCTCCACACCGTCATGGCGACGCTGATGGAGGACCTGCTCTTCGATCTGCCCGACTTTCCCGAGAAGCGGATCCTGTTCGACGCGCCCACGGTGCGCGAGCGCCTGGCCAAGGTCGTGAACGACGACGATCTCCGCCGCTACATCTTGTAG
- the gcvT gene encoding glycine cleavage system aminomethyltransferase GcvT: MPELRETPLASVHRALGARMVPFAGYDMPVQYPTGIIAEHQAVRTGAGVFDVSHMGEFEITGPDRNAFLNRITCNDVTAVGPGGVQYSAILTPEGTVVDDCTLYRFDDKWMVVVNAANTAAAWKHLVDHKGGANIRLKDISDAVGLLALQGPKAEALLQPLTGTRLADIGYYRFTAGQVAGADCFISRTGYTGEDGFELYCRDRSLGPLWTALTSAGATPAGLGARDSLRLEMGYALYGHEIDRTITPLEAGLGWIVKLDKGAPFVGDAALRAQRQRGVTRKLAAFTLLGRGIPRQGSQVRYGGREVDVVRSGAMSPSLGVPIGTTFLPPGVATGTEFEVEIRGESVPAKVTKRPFWEKGSVKKGQ; the protein is encoded by the coding sequence ATGCCTGAGCTGCGCGAGACCCCGCTCGCATCGGTGCACCGCGCGCTTGGCGCCCGCATGGTGCCGTTTGCCGGGTATGATATGCCGGTGCAGTATCCCACCGGCATCATCGCCGAGCATCAGGCGGTGCGCACCGGGGCCGGGGTGTTCGACGTTTCGCACATGGGCGAGTTCGAGATCACCGGCCCGGACCGGAACGCCTTTCTCAATCGCATCACCTGCAACGATGTTACCGCGGTCGGACCCGGAGGCGTGCAGTACTCGGCCATCCTGACGCCCGAAGGCACGGTGGTCGACGACTGTACGCTCTACCGCTTCGACGACAAGTGGATGGTGGTCGTGAACGCGGCGAACACGGCGGCTGCGTGGAAGCATCTGGTGGACCATAAGGGCGGCGCCAACATCCGGCTCAAGGACATCTCGGACGCGGTGGGACTGCTCGCGCTGCAGGGACCCAAAGCCGAGGCGCTCCTGCAGCCGCTCACCGGCACCCGGCTCGCGGACATCGGCTATTACCGGTTCACAGCGGGCCAGGTGGCCGGCGCCGACTGCTTCATTTCGCGCACCGGCTACACCGGCGAGGACGGCTTCGAGCTGTACTGCCGCGACCGGAGCCTGGGCCCGCTCTGGACCGCGCTCACCTCCGCCGGCGCCACGCCGGCGGGGCTCGGCGCGCGCGATTCGCTCCGGCTCGAAATGGGCTACGCGCTCTACGGGCATGAAATCGACCGCACCATCACGCCGCTCGAGGCAGGGCTCGGCTGGATCGTGAAGCTCGACAAGGGCGCGCCGTTCGTGGGCGACGCGGCCCTTCGCGCGCAGCGGCAGCGCGGCGTCACGCGCAAGCTCGCGGCCTTCACGCTGCTCGGCCGAGGCATTCCGCGCCAGGGCTCGCAGGTACGGTATGGCGGGCGCGAGGTGGACGTAGTGCGGAGCGGCGCGATGAGCCCCTCGCTTGGGGTGCCAATCGGTACCACGTTCCTGCCGCCCGGCGTGGCCACGGGGACCGAGTTCGAAGTGGAGATACGAGGGGAAAGCGTGCCCGCGAAGGTGACGAAGAGGCCCTTTTGGGAGAAGGGCAGTGTGAAGAAGGGGCAGTAA